A genomic stretch from Sulfobacillus thermosulfidooxidans includes:
- a CDS encoding STAS-like domain-containing protein: protein MTIHLNLAAFCGTDTLGQRAQARPLRQHLEHLLQVGQTIHCDFSSVEVMTSAFMDECFGKLWDTQNRDVLRQHMTIHNLTGNNRIIWRFVLAHR from the coding sequence ATGACAATCCATCTTAATCTCGCCGCATTCTGCGGCACCGACACCTTGGGCCAGCGCGCTCAAGCCCGGCCTTTGCGACAACATCTCGAACATTTGCTCCAAGTCGGGCAGACGATTCATTGCGACTTTTCCAGCGTCGAGGTCATGACCAGTGCGTTTATGGATGAATGTTTTGGGAAATTGTGGGATACCCAGAACCGTGATGTATTACGTCAACACATGACTATCCACAACCTTACCGGCAACAACCGCATTATCTGGCGTTTTGTGCTGGCGCATCGTTAA
- a CDS encoding toxin-antitoxin system HicB family antitoxin translates to MNSQDFEQLIQRPYRIEIYPAEEGGYVATIPDLPGCITQGETPEETLQRITDAKTAWILIALEQSIDIPMPSTHSVSSSVYSGKLNVRMPKSLHQALAQEAQKEGVSLNHLIVYRLTQSLHHNGVPRQSQGPSSSHSRSLHKSNHHE, encoded by the coding sequence ATGAATAGTCAGGATTTCGAACAATTGATACAGCGTCCCTACCGAATCGAGATCTATCCGGCTGAAGAAGGCGGATATGTCGCCACCATTCCCGATTTGCCCGGTTGTATCACGCAGGGAGAAACCCCGGAAGAAACGCTCCAACGGATCACCGATGCAAAAACCGCATGGATTCTTATTGCGCTGGAACAGTCAATAGACATTCCTATGCCCAGCACGCACTCCGTATCGTCTTCAGTCTATTCAGGAAAGCTCAATGTTCGCATGCCTAAATCCCTGCATCAGGCACTAGCCCAAGAAGCTCAAAAAGAAGGCGTAAGTCTTAATCATCTCATCGTCTACCGATTGACGCAAAGTCTTCACCACAATGGTGTACCTCGGCAAAGCCAAGGACCATCGTCCTCGCACAGTCGTTCCCTGCACAAATCCAATCATCATGAATAA
- a CDS encoding type II toxin-antitoxin system HicA family toxin, with translation MSQWEKLLAKIHNNPKTVTFNDLDKLLQRAGYVRRQPRRGSRHDVYIKGHRLLTVPKHSPYVKERYVKEALKILHEEEDEEP, from the coding sequence ATGAGCCAATGGGAAAAGCTTTTAGCCAAAATACACAACAACCCCAAAACGGTAACCTTTAACGACTTAGATAAATTATTGCAACGTGCGGGTTATGTCCGTCGACAACCCCGCAGGGGATCGCGCCATGATGTTTACATCAAAGGCCATCGCCTATTAACCGTTCCGAAGCACAGTCCTTATGTTAAGGAACGCTATGTTAAAGAAGCCCTGAAAATCCTTCATGAAGAGGAAGACGAGGAGCCATGA
- a CDS encoding RNA-guided endonuclease InsQ/TnpB family protein: protein MLRIGPMRCPLQFILPSRGGHWWLSFAAEDFNITLPESDADATTERIAEDLRHLSREQLTERTLGGDRGIAKPLTTSNGQVHDLQPVQKTRIQKHRKAAKRWQRQAARRKKGSKNQKKAYRKVARYQQYEKNVRQDYAHQTSHRLVANAAYNLYVFEDLKISHMTKRPKAKRDAQGHWVRNGRRAKAELNRAILSSAWGNVVAFTRYKALRQGKLVITVAPQHSSQECAVCTFTSPDNRPSQAEFVCQRCGHADNADHNAAVVIAKRGIQKLLAGEPLTRPRKRTRFFRPLGPERSEVTPGEISVRRLGPTAPAQRSMSQKLPGAIPETPALTREG, encoded by the coding sequence ATGTTGCGCATCGGTCCCATGCGGTGCCCTCTTCAATTCATATTGCCGTCGAGGGGGGGGCATTGGTGGCTGTCCTTTGCGGCTGAGGATTTCAACATCACCCTGCCGGAGTCCGATGCCGATGCGACCACCGAGCGGATCGCCGAAGATCTCCGGCATCTTTCGCGAGAACAACTGACTGAGCGCACGCTCGGCGGAGACCGCGGCATCGCGAAACCCTTAACGACTTCGAACGGGCAGGTGCACGATCTGCAGCCCGTGCAAAAAACGCGCATCCAAAAGCATCGCAAAGCCGCCAAACGGTGGCAACGCCAAGCCGCTCGACGAAAAAAGGGGTCAAAGAATCAGAAAAAAGCCTATCGTAAAGTGGCGCGCTATCAGCAGTACGAAAAGAACGTCCGTCAGGATTATGCCCATCAGACCAGTCACCGTCTGGTCGCGAATGCGGCCTATAATCTCTATGTCTTCGAGGATCTTAAAATTTCCCACATGACCAAACGTCCAAAAGCGAAGCGTGATGCCCAGGGCCACTGGGTTCGCAACGGTCGTCGCGCCAAGGCCGAGCTGAATCGGGCCATTCTTTCTTCTGCTTGGGGAAATGTGGTGGCATTTACTCGTTACAAAGCCCTCCGTCAGGGAAAGTTAGTCATCACGGTCGCGCCCCAACACAGTTCGCAGGAATGTGCGGTGTGCACATTCACTTCTCCGGACAATCGGCCGAGTCAGGCCGAGTTCGTCTGTCAACGCTGCGGACATGCCGACAACGCCGATCACAACGCGGCGGTGGTCATCGCAAAGCGGGGCATCCAAAAACTCTTGGCGGGAGAACCGCTCACGCGGCCGCGCAAGCGGACGCGGTTTTTTCGTCCACTAGGGCCGGAACGGTCCGAAGTCACGCCTGGGGAGATCAGCGTAAGACGTCTGGGGCCAACGGCCCCGGCGCAGCGATCCATGAGCCAGAAACTTCCGGGAGCGATCCCGGAAACCCCCGCCTTAACCCGCGAGGGTTAG
- a CDS encoding helix-turn-helix domain-containing protein, with product MLNGYRFRLYPTPEQEQILLRWIGCQRLIYNAKVQEDRYFRRFARHMVGTAGMPIPVDQRYHQFVTERTPFLREVPSQVLRNGAVRFRQAYQRFFQKLGGRPKLKKKSGRQSVWLTSELFAFIPIEEVTPDAVSGYALYVGTDNFPVGRIPYVAHRSHAVPSSIHIAVEGGALVAVLCG from the coding sequence ATGCTGAACGGGTATCGCTTTCGTTTATATCCAACGCCGGAACAGGAACAGATTTTGCTTCGGTGGATCGGGTGTCAGCGCCTCATCTACAACGCCAAGGTCCAGGAAGATCGGTACTTTCGTCGCTTTGCCAGGCACATGGTGGGCACAGCGGGGATGCCCATCCCGGTCGATCAGCGATATCACCAATTTGTGACCGAGCGTACCCCCTTTCTTCGCGAGGTGCCGTCGCAGGTGCTCCGCAACGGGGCCGTTCGCTTCCGCCAAGCCTATCAGCGGTTTTTTCAGAAGCTCGGCGGGCGTCCGAAGCTCAAAAAGAAATCGGGACGGCAAAGTGTGTGGCTCACGTCCGAACTCTTTGCGTTCATCCCGATCGAAGAGGTTACGCCAGATGCCGTATCGGGGTATGCGTTGTACGTAGGGACAGATAACTTTCCCGTGGGCAGGATCCCGTATGTTGCGCATCGGTCCCATGCGGTGCCCTCTTCAATTCATATTGCCGTCGAGGGGGGGGCATTGGTGGCTGTCCTTTGCGGCTGA